In Maylandia zebra isolate NMK-2024a linkage group LG9, Mzebra_GT3a, whole genome shotgun sequence, the genomic stretch ACAATCCATGTCCCCGTTTATCATCTCCTTAATACAGtgcagtcgtcctgtcccctgtgcagaaaaacagcccagagcatgatgtttccaccctcATGCTTCACTGTAGGATGGTATTATTGGGATGAGACTcatccttcttcttcctccaaacccCAACAATGGAGTTTAGaccaaaaagttttattttggtctcatctgaccacagGACTTTCTCCCATGACTCTGGATCATCCAGATGGTccctggcaaacttcagacgggcctggacatgggTTGGCTTAAGAAGGGGAACCTTCAGTGTGATGAATGATTTTAAACCATGACGTCTCAGTGTATTACTGATAGTAGCCTTGCCAACGgtggtcccagctctcttcaGGTCATTGACCAGCTCGTCCCGTGTAGTTCTGGGCTGATTCTTCACCTTTCTTAGCATCACTGACACCCCACGAGCTGAGATCTTACGTGGGGCGTCAGTCCGAGGAAGACATTAGCCTCTTCCATTCAGGGGCGCCTGCAGGAGTCTTGCAGAGGGTACGCACAGTCACCTGCACGCGCTCCATCGCGCACACGCACATGCGTGCACGCGCACTGTCGCGCACCGAGCTGCTTGGCAGTGGCTCTGGAGCCCTTTCCAGCTTTGTGAAGGTCTAAAGTTTTGTCTCTTGTGTCGTTGGAAAgctctttggttttactcatgTTGCTGCAACACATTTGACAGATTGTGGGGTGCACATGTGTCTTTATAAAAGCTAACGGCATCAAACAGGTGCTGCTAAATTAGAATCATGAGCAGAGTGTAGTTGGACTGTTTAAAAGCAGAATAACAGGTATTTGAGGGTCAGAAATCTGCATGATAAGCAAGtgttcaaatacttatttcaagcagtaatatacaaaaatattttaataaaatcataCATTATCATTTCCGGAATTTTCTTTttgattctgtctctcacagtggaCATGTACCAACGCTGAAAATTTCAGATCCCTCCATGATTTCTAAGTGGGAGAACTTGCAAAATAGCAAATACTTACTTTCCTCACTGTAAATGGTATTAACTACACAGCAAAGTACAAACAGAACTGCAATAACAACCAGAAGGGATGCTTGCGATCTTTAGCTGGGTATGACAAGTAGAACAAATATTGCAAACATCTGGCAGCTACAGTGGAAATGTATTTAATCCACTACGAGTGGTCTTTTCTAACCAGTGTCCCCTCAACCCATGTGTTTTTCTGAGTATGCCAAACACTGGAGATGAAACAGTGAAAGACTCAGTTTGAGCTCAGATGTCAGGACAGTGTTCTCACATACcttgagtgtgtctgtgtcagacacacacacatagttaaGCATTTTCTGTTTCACCTTCAGTTAAATACAGTTCTAACTTTCACCCTAACTGCAAGGAAACAGAGTGATTAACCCTTACCTAGTTAAGTGAAGCCAAAGTAAGACAATACTAAGAAGCTAAAGTGACTGTGAGTAAAAGGTGCATGTATATGTCTGACACAGAAAAACCCAAGGTTTTCAAGGACACTGTCCATCAGCCTCATAATGACATCTGAGCTCAAACTGATGCTTTCACTGTTTCACCTCCAGTGTGTGGCCACTCAGTAAAACACACTTGTTAAGGGGACACTGTGGTTAGAAAAGACCTCCTGTTCTAAATAGAGGACATTTCCACCACCGCTGCCAGATGTTTGCTAAAATACTCAAAATGGAGTTTCGTGTAAACACCATAACACTTCTAACCATTGGTCaattttaaaacaaaggtcAATTTCAACTCACCTCACAAGCAGAGTCGTTAGGCACAGCTCTGGATGATTGTGGCACCTCTTTCGATTTGCTCTCTGTACAAGGGAACACAAGGAGATTCAGTGCTTGACTTTCGTTAAGTCAAAAAAACACATCTACGCATAACGCAATCAATTCACATCCCTGACTGTTACAATTCTACTCAAAATATCCATCAAGACACTATAGAATCATCAGAAATGTCCCAATACTGGCACATTTTTCATGCAGCAAACCTTCAGGCATGTCATGCATTGCCAGAAGTTAACAACATTTACTCAAAACTGACCACTGGTAAGTTCTTCTGAGAACGCTTGGGGTGACAACTCCTGATACTGGACACCAACTTCACCAATTAACTCTTTCAGAGAAGAAGTGCCACGCTGACCTCCAACAGAATGCACCTAAAaagatgcaaagatgaacaAGCATCAATGGTACAGTGTCCATCTGATCAAGAGGGACACTCTCAGTCAAACCTTAAAACACCCAAATGATGTTGAGAGGGAAATGCAATGTTAAATGATGACTACCTGTACTTACAATGATTTAAAGACTGTACATGCAGTATAATTGTAATCAATTGATAAACATGATCTTTACAAACCACACTATTTACCAAACTACACATTGATACAATCTTTAGTAAACAGATGAATCCATGCTAACCTCATGCTCAGAGTTGTCTGCTGTAGGTCTAGATGACTGACACTCTGCTTTTAATTCTCTGTCTGTAGAAGAGAACACAAGACATGGAGGCATAGTGCTTTGCAAGACCCCAGGGTTTAACAGGTAGTGCTTACTCAAGCAGGGACTCACCTGTGAATGAGTCTGTAGAGATCACATGGTGCTCCACGTCATGGGCAATAGGCTCTGCAACACACTGTTGACCAGAAGGGATGCTTGCGATCTTTAGCTGGGTAGGAAAAGTAGAACAAATATTGTAAACATCTGGCAGCTACAGTGGAAATGTATTTAATCCACTACGAGTGGTCTTTTCTAACCAGTGTCCCCTCAACCCATGTGTTTTTCTGAGTATGCCAAACACTGGAGATGAAACAGTGAAAGACTCAGTTTGAGCTCAGATGTCAGGACAGTGTTCTCACATACCTTGAGTTTGTctgtgtcagacacacacacatagttaaGCATTTTCTGTTTCACCTTCAGTTAAATACAGTTCTAACTTTCACCCTAACTGCAAGGAAACAGAGTGATTAACCCTTACCTAGTTAAGTGAAGCCAAAGTAAGACAATACTAAGAAGCTAAAGTGACTGTGAGTAAAAGGTGCATGTATATGCCTGACACAGAAAAACCCAAGGTTTTCAAGGACACTGTCCATCAGCCTCATAATGACATCTGAGCTCAAACTGATGCTTTCACTGTTTCACCTCCAGTGTGTGGCCACTCAGTAAAACACACTTGTGgaggggacacaaaacagataagCTTGCAATCATCACTTGGGAAAGTCATACAAATTCAAGATTTAGTTAAACCAGATTGAATACCACCAAGAGGACATTTAAATATTGTGACTAGGGCTGAAACAACTAATCGATTAATCGACAACTAATCGATTATTGAAATAATCGTTAGTTGCAGCCCTAATTGTGACATCTAGATATGTATGTTTTAAACAACAATTCATAGGGggaaaaatttttttaaatgacccaCCTTTTTCCGCCAGGGCCATTCTTTCCCACCATAGTCATAAGTAATTTCACTTCCTGCCGCAATTTCCTTCAGTGCAAAAAGGCAGAGATGTGGCTTCCCTTCTGCTTCAATCAACTTCATTCTGCAATTTGGTGTCCTGTGTTCATCGTTTACTAGTCGCCCAAATGACCCATCTTCAAGTGCTCCATCAATACTGCAAATTTGGAAACATAcattaaacaaacatttatagTGACATGCCTATGAACTATACTATAATTTTTAAgcaccaacacaaacacaacatccaATACAAGTTTAGTTGTTAAATGCATAGTTGATAAGTTAAAGAGGGTCCATCAGTCAAGGACGCATTGCTTTCTGACTGAGATAAGTGTTTGCGCTTCTACTTGTGCTTAGAGCTTAAATGTGGTTTTGTTGTACTGTTGCGCTGACCTAGTAGGTGTGGCTGTtactcttctcttcctcctcttgccCACTACCTGCTCTGTGCTACTGCTTGCGCGTGGCCACTGATTAGACCTTGTGCAATCTACAGCTAAGCGCAGCCTGGTGTGCACTGCTCTGCCAGGTGAGTTGAATTAGAGCAATCAAGGGCGGGCGTGCCTAGTAGACCTTAAAATGCATGCAGCAGCCATTTGACCCGAGTGCGACATACTGAGAGGACAGCAAACCAAGCACAATCCACTTTCCACTGTGAGGAAGACTTTGAGTTAGACGGGCTATCGGTAAGCTTGGACTCATATTTGCGGCTTATGTTTGGGAACTATGGAAGCTCAATTGTGGAAATGTATTTATGCTTTGGGAAATAGTTACTgcatttaagtttaaaaaattatattgatattaaaataaatgtttaagttTGAATAGATTGTTTATGTAGATAGTGTTTCCCACACATTTATGTTAATTAATACTAAAAGTAATTACCCCAAATCCTTGGTTAAATCTTAAAACTAGTGTAAATATGTTTGGTTTAATTTAAGGAAAATAAttctttgtaaaagaaaatccttggttaaagtctttattaaaatatttgtaaactctaaaatgtatactttaaaaatgtaattgttacaGAAAGTGTAAAAAGTGCAAGGTAGACCACAGTTTATTTCATCTTCGTTGTTTGAAATTACTCACCTCTGATTCAAAAactaatgaatgtaaaactaaaactaggaTAAATGATAGTTTAGACAAAAGTGGCTTTACTGaagtgtatttttgttatttcatttgtcttctgtataatgcatttaatttatctgaatgattaatgaaatgttctttattttttgtgttgaaAGGTTTTTCACCTATCCATCAAGCCATCCATCTACCTACCTCACAGACAGAGAACACTTGACATGTACTATTTTGGCATTGTACATATTATACAGTAGTTTTGGACACAGTATAACAGTGCACGAGTCTCCGTGTCCACATGTGCCAAATGCGCACAGACACAGGGCCGCTCATTCAGCCCTGGccatttgaattttctcttattattttctctatctctatattatattttaaatcttcACAGCAGCGTGAGAACACTGTCTTAGCTGTAAAATGTAGGCTTATATTATTACCCCTCTAACCCCGTACATTACGCCCGTGAGTGTGTATTAGAGAAGGCACACACAGGCTGAATACGGGGACTAACGGGCCCTCAGCATATGTGGGAGTCCCGTCAGTCCCCAGTACCGAGAGTTCCCGGGGACCACAGGGTCACCGGGAAATGACGGAGCCTTAGTAAGAATGAGATCCCGCTATTCCACGGGTCCGTCACTCCCCCTTCTATAGATTCTGGGGACTGACGGGGCCGGGTACTAGAGGTAAGGACTCGTTAAAGAGCAATATGAGATGTTTGCTTCAGAAATCCTGACCTTGCAATAGAAATGTAAACAGTCAGTCATTTTGAATTTACCACAATGTCTTCTGCTTCCATATGAATTCAAACATGAAGCCTGAACATGCGCTGGGGTACAGGTTACGTCTGTGTTCAGCTTCAGTTGCATCAATAAGCTCCCCTCTATACTCGACCACAAAGTCTCCTTGTTTGAAATTGGCTAAAGTGAAGATGCCACGACCTGAAGAAACAACCATATTAGAGACACAGGTGTGGCAGCACTGCAAATaatcaattcattaaatatgtataTCTGTAAATAACAAGTATGCAATGTTGTGCTTTTTTCAATTCTACatatataataaagaaaacatgtcaaagTGCAGAAAACATAAATAGCCAGGCTCGCTAATAACTAAATTATTAAAATacctttaattttaatttata encodes the following:
- the LOC143420216 gene encoding uncharacterized protein LOC143420216 translates to MSWRTTPLQDAINHILARRDKNSMLEIQFINSVKGRGIFTLANFKQGDFVVEYRGELIDATEAEHRRNLYPSACSGFMFEFIWKQKTLCIDGALEDGSFGRLVNDEHRTPNCRMKLIEAEGKPHLCLFALKEIAAGSEITYDYGGKEWPWRKKLKIASIPSGQQCVAEPIAHDVEHHVISTDSFTDRELKAECQSSRPTADNSEHEVHSVGGQRGTSSLKELIGEVGVQYQELSPQAFSEELTSESKSKEVPQSSRAVPNDSACEMTRGMMPV